From Callospermophilus lateralis isolate mCalLat2 chromosome Y unlocalized genomic scaffold, mCalLat2.hap1 SUPER_Y_unloc_1, whole genome shotgun sequence, the proteins below share one genomic window:
- the LOC143639908 gene encoding uncharacterized protein LOC143639908, translating to MNINEDSELPAEFKGEGSLLRIHQRTHTREKPYECKQCGKAFSTSSYLQIHGRVHTGEKPYECKQCGKAFAISGSLHAHEKTHTGEKPYECKQCGKAFTTSTHLHSHEKTHTGEKPYVCKQCGKAFTHSSGLHSHKTIHTGVKPYACKQCGNAFARSSDLQIHRRIHTGEKPYECKQCGKTFARFSNLYSHKTVYTGEKPYACKQCGKAFARSSDLQLHKIIHTGEKPYACKQCDKAFATSSSLHIHRRTHTGEKPYECTTLWNWQFLTLIFQPEGS from the exons TTTACTTAGAATACATCAGAGAACACATACTAGAGAGAAGCCCTacgaatgtaagcagtgtggcaaagcatTTTCTACATCCAGTTACCTTCAGATTCATGGAAGAGTGCATacaggagagaagccctatgaatgtaagcagtgtggcaaagcttttgctaTATCCGGGAGCCTTCACGCACATGAaaaaactcacactggagagaagccttatgaatgtaagcagtgtggcaaagcctttacTACATCCACTCACCTTCACTCACATGAAAAAACTCATACTGGGGAGAAGCCCTATGTGTGTAAGCAGTGTGGAAAAGCCTTCACTCATTCCTCTGGCCTTCACTCACATAAAACAATTCATACTGGGGTGAAGCCTTATGCATGTAAGCAGTGTGGGAATGCCTTTGCTCGTTCCTCTGA CCTTCAAATACATAGAAGAATACATACTGGGGAgaaaccctatgaatgtaagcagtgtggaaaaACCTTCGCTCGATTCTCTAACCTTTACTCACATAAAACAGTTTATACTGGGGAGAAGCCTTAtgcatgtaagcagtgtggcaaagccttcgcTCGTTCCTCTGACCTTCAGTTACATAAaataattcatactggagagaagccttatgCATGTAAGCAGTGTGACAAAGCCTTTGCTACATCAAGTAGTCTTCACATACATAGAAGAACACATACtggggagaagccctatgaat GCACAACCCTGTGGAACTGGCAATTCCTAACCCTGATCTTCCAGCCAGAGGGCTCCTGA